One Aegilops tauschii subsp. strangulata cultivar AL8/78 chromosome 7, Aet v6.0, whole genome shotgun sequence genomic window carries:
- the LOC109780337 gene encoding uncharacterized protein → MDVLEFNMRPSLGCCLHIILFIACFSFTYLAKLPSSPSSPPRRLPASSLPPRPSRYYKRPHTSTAQHSTSKWSHYWQAPQLRQFSRINYYVALLAEDLEQRWVSALAPASMGLDVTEISESAALRPIQTAVSGARATAAPGADDDAPAADNGCVTPKASGARSAAAGGGDDDDAAASTGCVTPKASDSMAMLPIAPLREDDVGVATATGGEIGPRDGCAAAGDESSFTTPTAADSALVQATVCPPAPRKTAAALTRKRAPLQQRLFYPVPRDLTTVFVAVPQCPPPAKKMRAHVVESSVRLGT, encoded by the coding sequence ATGGATGTCCTGGAGTTTAACATGCGCCCGTCCTTGGGTTGTTGCTTGCATATAATTCTGTTCATCGCTTGCTTCTCCTTTACTTATTTAGCCAAGCTACCCTCTTCTCCATCATCACCTCCACGACGCCTGCCTGCCTCTTCCCTCCCTCCTCGTCCTTCACGCTACTACAAAAGACCACACACAAGCACAGCACAGCACAGCACAAGCAAGTGGTCACACTACTGGCAAGCTCCCCAACTCAGGCAATTCTCTCGCATAAACTACTACGTGGCTCTCTTGGCAGAGGATCTAGAGCAGCGGTGGGTCAGCGCGCTCGCACCAGCTTCGATGGGCCTCGACGTCACGGAAATATCTGAATCGGCGGCCCTCCGGCCGATCCAGACGGCCGTGAGCGGCGCCCGGGCAACGGCAGCGCCGGGGGCGGATGATGACGCTCCAGCCGCCGACAACGGCTGCGTCACACCCAAGGCGAGCGGCGCGCGGTCAGCCGCTGCAGGAGGAGGGGACGACGACGACGCTGCCGCCAGCACCGGCTGCGTCACACCCAAGGCAAGCGACTCCATGGCCATGCTGCCCATTGCGCCACTGCGGGAAGACGATGTCGGCGTCGCCACGGCCACGGGCGGAGAAATTGGGCCGCGAGACGGCTGCGCCGCTGCAGGCGACGAGAGCAGCTTCACCACGCCGACGGCAGCCGACAGCGCGCTGGTGCAGGCCACTGTGTGCCCACCGGCGCCGCGGAAAACGGCTGCGGCGCTGACGAGGAAGCGGGCGCCGCTGCAGCAGCGGCTCTTCTATCCGGTGCCCCGCGACCTGACCACCGTGTTCGTGGCCGTGCCGCAGTGCCCGCCGCCTGCCAAGAAGATGCGGGCGCACGTCGTGGAGTCATCGGTGCGTCTAGGCACGTGA
- the LOC109780334 gene encoding protein FAR1-RELATED SEQUENCE 5-like, giving the protein MMMLMSSYYSSELIVPYTAKAIHNNCSKLNAPTKDIDIEETLNYFCKVMENDPGFFFKCKTDAEGRTENLFWVDGAARKAYAEAYHDCVSFDATYLTNMYNMPFAPFIGINRHGQSIMLGCGFVWQELASSYDWLFDAFLEAMDGLAPDNIITDQDVAMAQSIKRKFPATIHRCCRWHIMKKAQEKLGPVLARNPDLVKDFNECIDFSFTPAEFERKWAALQLKYEGLMHGHFEKLYEDRATWVPCYFKFRFFPFLQSTQRSEGFNAVLKHYVNPHKSILNFVKQYEKIQVHIIVREGGNDYRTEHLEAQRWSRFPIERHAYKAYTRDIYVKFRTEFQMIGQYDVHPAGINFYYLEPNIEEVLGYGSRKYLVTVRPEPAIYDCKCCKWHRDGMLCCHVLKIFTHLGVNEIPEHYIKRRWTQHAVPSAPPPPNEGPPHDLPAESENQVWQVTLTMDFAKLAKKAMTSDEAAAAVRRHMKAADTEVTKLNKLRKKRLKAAREAARAREASNPNAPSTSNQPPAPLLLWIHLVQSRKGAAAASASNQPWNYTLRKRTSAAFVNQSITLLRRA; this is encoded by the coding sequence ATGATGATGTTAATGTCATCATACTACAGCTCGGAGTTGATTGTTCCGTACACAGCTAAAGCTATCCATAACAACTGTTCGAAGCTCAACGCCCCAACTAAAGACATTGACATTGAAGAAACACTAAACTACTTTTGCAAGGTGATGGAAAATGACCCAGGATTTTTCTTTAAATGCAAGACAGATGCGGAAGGCAGGACAGAAAACTTGTTTTGGGTGGATGGTGCGGCACGGAAAGCATACGCGGAGGCTTATCATGATTGCGTGTCATTTGATGCAACTTACCTCACGAACATGTACAATATGCCGTTTGCCCCCTTCATTGGAATCAACAGACATGGGCAGTCAATAATGCTCGGGTGTGGATTTGTCTGGCAGGAACTAGCCTCAAGTTATGACTGGTTATTTGATGCTTTCCTAGAAGCAATGGATGGTTTGGCTCCGGACAACATCATCACGGACCAAGATGTTGCTATGGCACAATCTATCAAGAGGAAGTTCCCGGCAACGATTCACCGTTGCTGCCGTTGGCATATAATGAAGAAAGCACAAGAGAAGCTTGGCCCCGTGTTGGCTAGGAACCCGGATTTGGTAAAAGACTTCAATGAATGCATTGACTTCAGTTTCACCCCGGCTGAGTTTGAAAGGAAATGGGCTGCACTTCAATTGAAATATGAAGGTCTTATGCATGGTCACTTTGAGAAACTGTATGAGGATCGGGCTACATGGGTGCCGTGTTACTTCAAATTCAGGTTCTTCCCTTTCCTTCAGTCAACGCAACGCAGCGAAGGGTTCAATGCTGTGTTGAAGCACTATGTGAACCCACACAAGTCAATTCTCAACTTCGTCAAGCAATATGAGAAAATTCAGGTACACATAATCGTGAGGGAGGGCGGGAACGACTACCGGACAGAACATCTAGAGGCACAAAGATGGTCGCGTTTCCCCATTGAGAGGCATGCCTACAAAGCATACACTAGGGACATCTATGTGAAGTTTAGAACTGAGTTTCAGATGATTGGCCAGTACGATGTGCACCCCGCTGGAATCAACTTCTATTACCTTGAGCCCAATATAGAAGAAGTCCTAGGGTATGGCTCGAGGAAGTACCTAGTCACAGTGAGACCAGAGCCAGCTATCTACGATTGCAAATGTTGCAAGTGGCATAGAGACGGCATGCTTTGTTGCCATGTCTTGAAAATCTTCACACACCTTGGCGTTAATGAGATACCTGAACACTACATCAAGCGCCGCTGGACGCAACATGCAGTACCAAGTGCACCACCGCCACCTAACGAGGGCCCTCCGCATGACTTGCCCGCTGAGTCAGAGAACCAGGTTTGGCAAGTGACTCTGACAATGGATTTTGCAAAGCTAGCCAAGAAGGCAATGACTAGTGATGAGGCAGCCGCTGCAGTTAGGAGGCACATGAAAGCAGCAGATACTGAGGTTACTAAGCTGAATAAACTAAGGAAGAAGAGGCTAAAGGCAGCCCGGGAAGCGGCTCGTGCTAGGGAAGCATCAAACCCTAATGCCCCAAGTACTTCAAACCAACCTCCTGCCCCCCTGCTCCTATGGATCCACCTCGTTCAGTCACGAAAGGGCGCAGCCGCAGCAAGCGCTTCAAATCAGCCCTGGAACTACACCCTAAGAAAAAGAACAAGTGCAGCATTTGTGAATCAATCGATCACACTGCTGCGACGTGCCTAG